In Patescibacteria group bacterium, a single genomic region encodes these proteins:
- a CDS encoding type II toxin-antitoxin system Phd/YefM family antitoxin: MNIPRIISITEARKNIFAIAEKTQTPGVHFTLTENGRARAVVMSADEFESWAETLNVLSEDPNIEKKVYMARAQAKRGRVVSLDSLKKKHGISSAARTKIRAGVR, encoded by the coding sequence ATGAATATTCCGCGCATCATTTCGATCACCGAGGCTCGCAAGAACATTTTTGCTATTGCTGAAAAGACGCAGACACCCGGCGTTCATTTTACCTTGACCGAGAATGGTCGGGCCCGAGCGGTGGTCATGTCTGCTGATGAGTTTGAGTCGTGGGCCGAGACGCTCAACGTGCTCTCCGAAGATCCGAACATCGAGAAGAAAGTATATATGGCACGCGCCCAGGCAAAGCGCGGCCGGGTCGTATCTCTCGATTCACTAAAGAAAAAGCATGGCATATCAAGTGCTGCTCGTACGAAGATCCGAGCGGGAGTTCGATAG
- the smpB gene encoding SsrA-binding protein SmpB, translating to MALLQHKKIGLDYEILEKYEAGVELLGTEVKSVRAKLGKLEGGYVTIRGGEAFLMNTEIPPFQPLNAPKDFDQARIRKLLLSKKELQELANLEAKQGLTIVPVSVYNKGRKLKVEIAVVKGKKKHDKRESMKKKQSARDVAREYRDR from the coding sequence ATGGCGCTATTGCAGCACAAAAAAATCGGTCTCGACTACGAAATCCTCGAGAAGTACGAGGCTGGCGTTGAGCTACTCGGCACCGAGGTGAAGTCGGTCCGCGCCAAGCTCGGCAAGCTCGAGGGCGGCTACGTCACCATCCGCGGCGGCGAGGCTTTCCTCATGAACACCGAGATCCCGCCTTTCCAGCCCCTCAACGCGCCAAAAGACTTCGACCAGGCTCGTATTCGCAAGCTCCTGTTGAGTAAAAAAGAGCTTCAGGAATTGGCCAATCTCGAGGCGAAACAAGGTTTGACAATAGTACCTGTTTCGGTGTATAATAAGGGCCGAAAGTTGAAGGTGGAGATCGCAGTCGTAAAAGGCAAAAAGAAGCACGACAAGCGCGAATCCATGAAAAAGAAGCAGTCCGCGCGCGACGTCGCTCGCGAGTACCGAGATCGTTGA
- a CDS encoding ATP-dependent DNA helicase RecG, producing the protein MFLQTPINEFQRLLEPQRRALAKLGLRTAEDLLYHFPARYGDVSEMRPIANLAKGETAVIFGRITGLKTSKGFHSHIAMAEGMIEDDTGRIKAVWFNQPYLAKMTAEGAFVRVEGKVSERRESLYLSNPKIEVVAKVPIAVGDSLFGSDGEAHTLYPVYPESRGITSNWMYHAIQRIFKSGILETLIDPLPTVILEKYNLPSLRTALIWIHAPQKESDALAARKRFAFEEIFFIQLQKQRDRKQYQKLNGFVIEKTEAELADFIGRFPFKATEAQHGAIQTILTDFKSGKPMSRLLEGDVGSGKTAVAAATAYAIVTSRPSMLKGGKRILQTFGNLQVAYMCPTEILATQHFESFINYFTHLGLQVGLITGSGCRKFPSKVASNSRLAEAKGRQNWTDISRTQLLKWVESGEIPILIGTHALIQKAVKFKHLAYVIIDEQHRFGTSQRQKLALKNDAAVTAPAKVSKIGALTAPAAAIAPHLLSMTATPIPRTLALTLYGDLDLTLLDQMPMGRKPIITEIVLPNGRAAVYEKIRTDLQAGRQAYVICPRINEPDPDKEAAVNAKSVTEEARRLKEKVFREYTLGILHSKMTPKAKDEVMLDFKAQRIDILCATSVVEVGVNVPNATSIIIEGGERFGLAQLHQLRGRVIRSNHQAYCYVFAESKSEKTVDRLNALKTAKNGFELAEYDLKFRGSGQLYGHRQWGITDVAMEALQNLKMVEAARAEAARLIDTDDSLANFPLLRSQLAKRATAGEKIHFE; encoded by the coding sequence ATGTTTTTGCAGACCCCTATCAACGAATTCCAGCGCCTACTAGAGCCGCAAAGGCGCGCGCTCGCGAAGCTTGGCCTCCGCACCGCCGAAGACCTCCTCTACCACTTCCCCGCACGGTACGGCGACGTGTCCGAGATGCGCCCGATCGCCAATCTTGCCAAAGGTGAGACTGCGGTGATCTTCGGCCGCATCACCGGACTCAAAACGAGCAAAGGATTTCACAGTCACATCGCCATGGCCGAAGGGATGATCGAGGACGACACCGGCCGCATCAAAGCCGTATGGTTTAACCAGCCATATCTCGCAAAGATGACTGCCGAAGGTGCTTTTGTGCGCGTCGAGGGAAAGGTGAGCGAGCGGCGCGAAAGTCTCTATCTCAGCAATCCCAAAATTGAGGTGGTCGCGAAAGTCCCTATCGCGGTCGGCGATTCCCTTTTTGGATCCGACGGTGAGGCGCACACTTTGTATCCGGTATATCCCGAATCGCGCGGTATCACATCCAATTGGATGTATCATGCGATCCAACGCATTTTCAAATCCGGCATTTTGGAAACGCTCATCGACCCGCTGCCGACAGTCATCCTCGAAAAATATAATCTGCCCTCGCTCCGCACCGCGCTCATCTGGATCCACGCGCCACAGAAAGAGAGCGACGCGCTTGCTGCGCGCAAACGTTTCGCGTTTGAAGAGATCTTTTTCATCCAACTCCAAAAGCAGCGTGACCGCAAGCAGTATCAGAAGCTCAACGGTTTTGTCATCGAAAAAACCGAGGCTGAACTCGCCGACTTCATCGGCCGCTTCCCTTTCAAAGCCACCGAGGCGCAGCACGGCGCGATCCAGACCATCCTCACCGATTTCAAAAGCGGCAAACCCATGTCGCGGCTGTTGGAGGGCGATGTGGGTTCCGGCAAAACCGCCGTGGCAGCCGCGACCGCCTACGCCATCGTCACCTCCCGCCCCAGCATGCTGAAAGGCGGCAAACGCATCCTGCAAACGTTCGGCAATCTCCAGGTCGCCTACATGTGCCCCACTGAAATCCTCGCCACACAACACTTCGAGTCGTTCATCAACTATTTCACCCACCTCGGCCTGCAAGTCGGCCTCATCACTGGCTCGGGTTGTCGAAAATTTCCATCGAAGGTCGCTTCGAACTCGCGCCTCGCCGAGGCCAAGGGCCGACAAAACTGGACTGACATTTCCCGCACCCAACTCCTGAAATGGGTCGAGAGCGGTGAGATCCCAATCCTCATCGGCACACACGCACTCATTCAAAAGGCGGTGAAGTTCAAACATTTGGCGTACGTCATCATCGACGAACAGCATCGCTTCGGCACCTCTCAGCGACAAAAATTGGCGCTGAAAAATGACGCTGCGGTGACGGCGCCGGCCAAAGTCAGCAAGATTGGCGCGCTGACAGCACCGGCCGCGGCCATCGCTCCACATCTTCTCTCGATGACCGCGACGCCAATCCCTCGAACGCTCGCCCTCACTTTGTATGGCGACCTCGACCTCACCCTGCTCGACCAAATGCCAATGGGCCGCAAGCCGATCATCACTGAAATCGTATTGCCGAATGGCCGCGCGGCCGTGTACGAAAAAATCCGCACCGATCTGCAAGCTGGCCGGCAAGCATATGTGATCTGCCCACGTATCAACGAACCCGATCCCGACAAAGAAGCTGCGGTGAATGCCAAATCCGTGACAGAGGAAGCCAGGCGATTGAAAGAAAAAGTGTTCCGCGAATACACGCTCGGCATTTTGCACAGCAAGATGACACCGAAAGCGAAAGACGAAGTGATGCTCGATTTCAAAGCGCAGAGGATCGACATTCTCTGCGCCACTTCGGTGGTGGAAGTCGGTGTGAATGTGCCAAATGCGACGTCAATCATCATTGAAGGCGGCGAGCGCTTTGGCCTAGCACAACTCCACCAGCTACGCGGCCGCGTCATCCGCAGCAATCATCAGGCGTACTGTTATGTATTCGCTGAAAGCAAATCGGAGAAAACCGTGGATCGCCTCAATGCACTGAAAACCGCCAAGAACGGTTTTGAATTGGCCGAATACGATCTGAAGTTTCGCGGTTCGGGCCAACTGTACGGACATCGCCAATGGGGCATCACCGATGTCGCCATGGAAGCATTGCAAAATCTCAAGATGGTCGAAGCCGCGCGCGCCGAGGCCGCGCGGCTCATCGACACCGACGACTCCCTCGCCAACTTCCCCCTCCTCCGCTCGCAGCTTGCCAAACGCGCTACGGCGGGAGAGAAGATTCACTTTGAGTAG
- a CDS encoding type II toxin-antitoxin system RelE/ParE family toxin gives MAYQVLLVRRSEREFDSLSVSVRLKVLKVLELLQTDPFQGKALKGPLLGCWTIRAWPFRVVYEVDQKKRMVYIVTITHRKDAYRHVSK, from the coding sequence ATGGCATATCAAGTGCTGCTCGTACGAAGATCCGAGCGGGAGTTCGATAGTTTGTCCGTGTCAGTGCGACTAAAGGTGCTCAAGGTACTTGAGCTTCTTCAGACTGATCCGTTTCAGGGAAAAGCACTGAAAGGTCCGCTGCTGGGCTGTTGGACCATCCGTGCCTGGCCGTTTCGTGTCGTGTACGAGGTAGACCAAAAGAAGCGCATGGTCTATATCGTCACGATTACTCATCGGAAGGATGCCTATCGACACGTCTCGAAATAA
- a CDS encoding Bro-N domain-containing protein has protein sequence MESTKISLFEGKKVRRVIHGDEWWFSVVDVVEALTDSSNPRVYWAVMKERLEKDEKIQLFTFCKQLKLESSDGKKYETDCANTEGVFRLVQSIPSPKAEPFKRWLARVGYERIQEIENPELAQDRMKILYEKKGYPKGWIDKRIRGIAIRQNLTDEWKDRGVSSERDFAILTAEISTATFGMTPAEYRDFKRLGKENLRDHMTDMELIFTMLGERVTTEISEIEKPETFDKNRHVARRGGRVAGNARKQTEKEIGKSVVSKQNFWGKGSGKDPGRLGC, from the coding sequence GTGGAGTCGACAAAAATATCACTATTCGAAGGGAAAAAGGTACGAAGGGTCATTCATGGCGATGAGTGGTGGTTTTCTGTTGTCGATGTGGTGGAGGCTTTGACTGATTCGAGTAACCCGCGTGTCTATTGGGCCGTTATGAAGGAGCGGCTCGAGAAAGATGAGAAAATTCAGTTGTTTACATTTTGTAAACAACTGAAACTGGAGTCTTCTGATGGTAAAAAATATGAGACTGATTGTGCGAACACAGAAGGCGTGTTTCGCTTGGTTCAATCCATTCCCTCGCCCAAGGCTGAGCCGTTTAAGCGCTGGTTGGCGCGTGTTGGGTACGAGCGAATTCAGGAGATTGAAAATCCTGAATTGGCACAAGATAGAATGAAAATTTTGTATGAAAAGAAAGGATATCCAAAAGGGTGGATCGATAAACGCATCCGGGGAATAGCGATTCGTCAGAATCTGACCGATGAATGGAAAGATCGAGGTGTTTCTAGTGAAAGGGATTTCGCTATTCTGACTGCGGAAATATCTACGGCGACATTTGGTATGACGCCGGCCGAATATAGGGATTTCAAACGGCTGGGGAAGGAAAATTTGCGCGATCACATGACGGACATGGAGCTCATCTTCACGATGCTTGGCGAGCGGGTGACAACTGAGATCTCTGAGATTGAGAAGCCGGAAACGTTTGATAAAAATCGGCATGTGGCTAGGCGCGGCGGTAGGGTTGCGGGGAATGCGCGGAAGCAAACAGAAAAAGAGATCGGAAAGAGTGTTGTCTCGAAGCAGAATTTTTGGGGGAAGGGTAGTGGGAAAGATCCGGGACGACTTGGTTGCTAG
- a CDS encoding CPBP family glutamic-type intramembrane protease: protein MFVIIVEILLSAISLYLIGKNVFHYFHFTKKAFLLTMLFSVLYFAVIYLLKDTYLGHEAFGRFIQGSIARPSMLTLALYPIIIAFSEELFFRLCLSEKTNMCLAALVFTAMHWRPGGFPFLMFPILFVFALAQWFLLKESKSLWPLVISHLVATYALLMIYA, encoded by the coding sequence ATGTTCGTCATTATTGTAGAAATTCTCCTTTCGGCAATCAGTCTCTATCTGATAGGGAAGAATGTCTTTCACTATTTTCATTTCACCAAAAAAGCATTCTTGCTCACAATGCTTTTTTCCGTACTGTATTTTGCGGTGATTTATTTGCTGAAGGATACCTATTTGGGCCACGAAGCTTTCGGGCGGTTTATCCAAGGAAGTATCGCCCGCCCATCCATGTTGACACTCGCTCTGTACCCGATCATCATCGCTTTTTCTGAAGAACTATTCTTCCGCCTTTGTCTGAGCGAGAAAACCAACATGTGCTTGGCCGCGCTCGTCTTCACTGCGATGCATTGGCGGCCGGGTGGTTTTCCATTTCTCATGTTCCCGATATTGTTTGTTTTCGCACTTGCACAGTGGTTCCTGTTAAAAGAGTCGAAGAGTCTCTGGCCGCTGGTCATCAGTCATCTGGTTGCGACCTATGCGCTTTTAATGATCTATGCATAA
- the ung gene encoding uracil-DNA glycosylase: MEASVVRIEPSWKRVLAGEFAKPYFETLSHFVREEYLQKKGAIFPPPKDVFRAFDLCPFGQVKVVILGQDPYHGAGQANGLCFAVHKGVVVPPSLKNVYKEILADLGAATAPELGACGDISRWAKQGVLLLNATLTVRANTPGSHQGKGWEEFTDAAVAALSREREGLVFMLWGNYAKKKGAVIDRSKHLVLEAAHPSPFSAYDGFFGCKHFSKANVYLKSRGLKEIDWR, from the coding sequence ATGGAAGCATCGGTTGTGCGGATAGAACCTTCGTGGAAGAGGGTGTTGGCAGGCGAATTCGCTAAGCCGTACTTCGAGACGCTTTCGCATTTTGTGCGAGAGGAATATTTGCAAAAAAAGGGCGCAATTTTTCCGCCACCGAAAGATGTGTTCCGCGCTTTCGACCTGTGTCCGTTCGGCCAAGTGAAGGTCGTGATCCTCGGACAGGATCCGTACCATGGTGCGGGGCAGGCGAATGGCTTGTGTTTTGCTGTGCACAAAGGGGTGGTGGTGCCGCCATCGTTGAAAAATGTATACAAGGAGATCCTGGCCGATCTTGGTGCTGCCACCGCGCCGGAGCTGGGTGCCTGCGGTGATATTTCTCGTTGGGCGAAGCAGGGCGTGCTATTGCTCAACGCGACACTCACTGTCCGTGCCAACACTCCTGGTTCGCATCAGGGAAAAGGTTGGGAAGAATTCACTGATGCTGCGGTGGCGGCGCTATCGCGCGAACGCGAAGGTCTGGTGTTTATGTTGTGGGGCAACTATGCCAAGAAAAAGGGTGCGGTAATCGACCGTTCGAAACATTTAGTACTCGAAGCGGCACATCCGTCGCCATTTTCCGCGTACGATGGCTTCTTCGGTTGCAAGCACTTCAGCAAAGCTAATGTGTACTTGAAGTCAAGAGGCTTGAAGGAGATTGATTGGCGCTAG
- the ftsH gene encoding ATP-dependent zinc metalloprotease FtsH, producing the protein MNQIPSNDQKEAMKPVKTPKVPKLKMPKGAKEPNSFLSNLLTVLVVLFLLTGLFSGLVSSGVKSETIALSELAQDVNNQKVASISVSGSDLTIEYQKLKPAPGATSTEEVAAVVKKSKKETDSSLTDTLARYGATAEKLKVVKIEIKDPSGALYWMGKLLPVIIPLLGLLIIIWFLSRQMRGAGMQAMSFGQSKARMILPTDEKQRVKFKDVAGAKEAKQELAEIVDFLKNPKKFFEIGAVIPKGIMLMGAPGTGKTMLARAVAGEAGVAFFSISGSEFVEMFVGVGASRVRDLFKVAKDASPSIIFVDEIDAVGRVRGTGVGGGNDEREQTLNQILVEMDGFEPTEKVIVMAATNRPDVLDPALLRPGRFDRRVTIDLPDRGDREEILKIHSVKKPFAEDVNLKVIAERTPGFSGADLYSLMNEGAILAAREERKKVAQFDLIRAIEKVMLGPERRSHLLSKKEKEVTAYHEAGHALISSILPHADPVHKISIISRGRAAGYTLHLPLEDRKMQSKKEFLDDIAVSLGGYVVEKMVFGDITTGPSNDLQVSTALARDMVTKYGMSDKLGPIALEGSGGRALFGRGVEDKEYSERVSAEIDAEVARIMSEARAKAEEVVTKYRAALDAIAARLVEVETIEREEYEKLVLAFGIVAKKKDIITPTA; encoded by the coding sequence ATGAATCAGATTCCATCCAATGACCAAAAAGAGGCCATGAAGCCGGTGAAAACTCCTAAGGTGCCCAAGCTAAAGATGCCAAAAGGCGCAAAAGAGCCAAATAGCTTCCTGTCGAACCTTCTCACGGTGCTCGTGGTGCTGTTCTTGCTCACCGGCCTGTTTTCCGGACTGGTATCTTCGGGTGTGAAAAGCGAGACGATTGCACTTTCCGAATTGGCGCAAGATGTGAACAATCAGAAAGTGGCGAGTATTAGCGTGAGTGGCAGCGATTTGACGATTGAATACCAAAAGTTAAAGCCGGCTCCAGGCGCGACATCGACTGAGGAGGTTGCTGCCGTTGTAAAGAAATCGAAAAAAGAAACCGACTCTTCACTCACCGACACTCTCGCACGATACGGTGCGACGGCAGAAAAATTGAAGGTGGTGAAAATTGAGATCAAAGACCCGAGTGGCGCCCTGTATTGGATGGGGAAGTTGTTGCCAGTGATCATTCCGTTACTTGGCTTGCTCATCATTATCTGGTTCTTGTCACGACAGATGCGCGGTGCAGGCATGCAGGCGATGTCTTTCGGTCAATCGAAGGCGCGTATGATTTTGCCGACCGATGAGAAGCAGCGCGTGAAGTTCAAGGACGTGGCGGGTGCAAAAGAGGCGAAGCAGGAGCTTGCCGAGATTGTGGACTTTTTGAAAAACCCAAAGAAATTTTTTGAGATCGGCGCCGTGATTCCAAAGGGTATCATGCTGATGGGGGCCCCGGGCACCGGGAAAACGATGCTTGCCCGTGCAGTCGCGGGGGAAGCTGGCGTCGCTTTTTTCTCGATCTCCGGATCGGAATTTGTCGAAATGTTCGTCGGTGTTGGTGCATCTCGTGTGCGCGACCTCTTCAAGGTGGCGAAGGACGCTTCTCCGTCGATCATTTTCGTGGATGAGATTGACGCTGTCGGCCGTGTCCGAGGCACCGGTGTGGGCGGCGGCAACGATGAGCGTGAGCAGACCCTGAACCAGATCCTTGTGGAGATGGACGGCTTCGAGCCAACAGAAAAGGTGATTGTCATGGCGGCCACCAATCGTCCAGATGTCCTCGACCCCGCATTGCTTCGACCAGGCCGATTTGACCGACGAGTGACTATCGACTTGCCAGACCGTGGCGACCGCGAAGAGATTTTGAAGATCCATTCGGTGAAAAAGCCGTTTGCGGAAGATGTGAATTTGAAGGTGATCGCGGAACGTACCCCAGGCTTTTCGGGTGCCGACCTGTATTCACTCATGAATGAAGGTGCGATTTTGGCCGCTCGCGAAGAGCGTAAGAAAGTGGCGCAATTCGACTTGATCCGCGCGATCGAAAAGGTGATGCTTGGTCCGGAGCGCCGCAGCCATTTGCTGTCGAAGAAAGAAAAGGAGGTGACGGCGTATCACGAGGCGGGACACGCGCTCATTTCGTCAATCCTGCCGCATGCCGATCCGGTGCACAAGATCTCGATCATCTCTCGTGGTCGCGCGGCGGGATACACCCTGCATTTGCCGCTCGAAGATCGCAAGATGCAATCGAAGAAAGAATTTTTGGATGATATTGCGGTGTCGCTCGGCGGCTACGTAGTGGAGAAGATGGTGTTCGGCGATATTACCACTGGCCCGTCCAATGACCTGCAGGTCTCGACCGCTTTGGCGCGCGATATGGTGACAAAGTACGGCATGTCCGACAAGCTTGGTCCGATCGCTCTCGAAGGCAGCGGCGGCCGTGCGTTGTTTGGTCGTGGAGTAGAGGACAAGGAATATTCCGAACGAGTGAGCGCCGAGATTGATGCTGAGGTGGCACGCATCATGAGCGAGGCTCGAGCAAAGGCGGAGGAAGTGGTGACGAAGTATCGTGCTGCTCTTGACGCGATCGCGGCGCGACTTGTGGAAGTGGAGACAATCGAACGAGAGGAGTATGAGAAGCTCGTGTTGGCATTCGGGATCGTAGCGAAGAAAAAAGATATCATTACGCCGACAGCGTAG
- a CDS encoding VTT domain-containing protein, translated as MNQKKHVYVHVLRNLLFSVWSAALITILYTYFFQPDFFQHHLATVLAAGAVSYLSYFTLCCLRGFTLIPATYLTIAGMLFFPPLPLFILTLLGILFSALCIYHFSDSFHLYTFFEQRHKKGIQRIKQAVDKNELFIVILWNILAIVPADLISYVCGILKTDRDRFILGTLIGQGAYSAVLIFLPSYVMKLFA; from the coding sequence ATGAATCAAAAAAAGCATGTTTATGTACACGTGCTAAGAAATCTGCTCTTCTCGGTCTGGTCGGCTGCGTTGATTACCATTCTCTACACCTATTTTTTCCAGCCGGACTTCTTTCAGCACCATTTGGCGACGGTGCTTGCCGCTGGAGCTGTGAGCTATCTGAGCTACTTTACCCTCTGTTGCCTGCGTGGCTTCACATTGATCCCGGCCACCTACCTCACCATCGCTGGCATGCTCTTTTTTCCACCGCTCCCTCTTTTTATTCTCACTCTGTTGGGTATCTTATTTTCTGCGCTGTGCATCTATCATTTTTCGGACTCGTTTCATCTGTACACGTTTTTCGAACAGCGGCACAAAAAAGGTATCCAGAGGATCAAGCAGGCGGTAGACAAAAACGAATTGTTTATCGTCATCTTGTGGAATATATTGGCGATTGTTCCTGCTGACCTTATCTCCTATGTGTGCGGAATATTGAAGACGGACAGGGATCGATTTATATTGGGAACTTTGATCGGCCAAGGTGCCTACTCGGCTGTGCTGATATTTTTGCCGTCGTATGTGATGAAGTTGTTTGCGTAG
- a CDS encoding cupredoxin domain-containing protein, giving the protein MDKNQSIALVAVIVVVGLFFYFNDAQAPTQQNTQQQSQSAYTPPTESAPATPTSKPAAKAAVPVAKNTVSYAGGAFSPMTLNIKAGESVKFVNNSTLSMWVMSGPDTYHSEYPSFNQERTVGKGGVYNFTFVTPGTYQYFNKNNPSAKGLIVVTK; this is encoded by the coding sequence ATGGACAAAAACCAATCGATCGCACTTGTCGCAGTCATCGTCGTGGTCGGCCTCTTCTTTTATTTCAATGACGCGCAGGCACCGACCCAGCAGAACACTCAGCAACAGTCTCAATCTGCCTACACTCCACCGACTGAATCCGCTCCTGCGACACCGACTTCGAAACCGGCTGCGAAGGCCGCAGTCCCAGTCGCGAAGAACACGGTCTCATATGCAGGCGGAGCTTTTAGTCCGATGACCCTCAATATTAAAGCTGGCGAGTCGGTAAAGTTTGTCAACAATAGTACCCTCTCGATGTGGGTGATGTCGGGTCCGGACACTTACCACAGCGAATATCCGTCTTTCAATCAGGAGCGCACTGTCGGCAAGGGCGGCGTATACAACTTCACTTTTGTGACCCCAGGTACCTACCAGTATTTCAACAAGAACAATCCTTCAGCAAAGGGGTTGATTGTCGTCACTAAATAA
- a CDS encoding membrane dipeptidase: MIKKQMKIIDMHQDLMLYVSRPELYKDKHKQTSFEQIKKNGLKVVVASVFVVPKKENYLDPSANTLMEKSLQAYAAYCAEHPEFIIIKDRKDLKKVLATYGLYGLVLHIEGLNVFDAKNGWKMLEHFYALGLRSIGPMWNINNPFGGGTLDRERGLTALGKKLIAWCEKRGVIFDCAHMNEKTFWDAVKITTKPIMVSHGNSRAVLDHVRNYSDRQLEHIAKTNGVIGIFFSKKFLSGEKRATMKTVGAHIDHFVHIAGENSIAIGSDFGGIISGFPDGLYSVDDLPTFLEKISNSSKTLGDKMAWKNALRVIHSHLF; the protein is encoded by the coding sequence ATGATAAAAAAACAAATGAAAATAATCGACATGCACCAGGACCTGATGCTGTATGTTTCTCGTCCTGAACTATACAAAGACAAGCACAAACAAACCAGCTTCGAGCAGATCAAGAAAAACGGTCTCAAGGTAGTGGTCGCTTCGGTATTTGTCGTGCCCAAAAAGGAAAATTATCTCGATCCTTCAGCAAACACGCTTATGGAGAAAAGTTTGCAGGCTTATGCGGCCTATTGCGCGGAACATCCTGAATTTATAATCATCAAAGATCGAAAAGATTTGAAAAAAGTTCTGGCAACCTATGGACTGTACGGCCTCGTCCTTCATATAGAAGGCCTCAACGTATTCGATGCGAAGAACGGTTGGAAAATGCTCGAGCACTTCTACGCCCTCGGCCTCCGCTCCATCGGCCCGATGTGGAATATCAACAATCCCTTTGGCGGCGGCACTCTCGACCGAGAAAGAGGGCTCACGGCGCTTGGCAAGAAACTCATCGCTTGGTGCGAAAAAAGAGGAGTCATTTTCGACTGTGCCCATATGAACGAAAAGACCTTCTGGGATGCGGTGAAAATAACCACGAAGCCCATCATGGTGAGCCACGGCAACTCCCGAGCGGTGCTCGATCATGTTCGAAATTATAGCGACCGACAACTTGAGCATATCGCCAAGACCAATGGGGTGATCGGTATCTTTTTCTCAAAGAAATTTCTGTCCGGTGAAAAGCGAGCGACGATGAAGACCGTTGGAGCACACATTGATCACTTCGTGCACATTGCCGGAGAAAATTCGATCGCGATTGGTTCAGATTTCGGCGGTATCATTTCTGGTTTTCCAGATGGACTTTATTCCGTCGATGATCTGCCTACGTTTCTAGAAAAAATAAGTAACTCATCAAAAACCCTAGGCGATAAAATGGCATGGAAAAATGCCTTGCGAGTAATACACTCTCACCTATTCTGA